One Nostoc punctiforme PCC 73102 DNA window includes the following coding sequences:
- the ureE gene encoding urease accessory protein UreE — translation MLTFTQLKPPNGDATVTFTLALTAEERTRSRHRFETEDGKVVFLHLPRGTVLHDGDILLEETHNSLIRIIAKPELVVTAFAQTPLLLLRAAYHLGNRHVPVEITPTYLRFSSDSVLRAMLEQLGLEVKEEILPFQPELGAYGQHHHAH, via the coding sequence ATGCTGACATTTACCCAACTTAAACCACCTAATGGCGATGCCACAGTCACTTTTACTCTGGCGCTAACAGCAGAAGAACGCACTCGCAGTCGTCATCGCTTTGAAACGGAAGATGGTAAGGTTGTGTTTTTACATTTACCCAGAGGAACTGTTTTACACGATGGCGATATTCTGCTAGAAGAAACCCATAACAGTTTAATTAGAATTATTGCCAAACCAGAACTAGTAGTAACTGCTTTTGCCCAAACACCACTTTTATTATTACGGGCAGCATATCATCTAGGAAATCGTCATGTACCTGTAGAAATTACCCCAACTTATTTACGCTTCTCCTCAGATTCAGTTTTACGTGCGATGTTGGAACAACTGGGGTTAGAAGTTAAAGAAGAAATTTTACCGTTTCAGCCAGAATTAGGAGCTTATGGACAACACCATCATGCTCACTGA
- a CDS encoding Uma2 family endonuclease produces MCQSKEAKLKLYSVQGVREYWILDRFTKQVEVYRREKVQFVLVATLLGDDEITSPLLPKFCCSISLFFPE; encoded by the coding sequence TTGTGTCAAAGCAAAGAAGCAAAACTGAAACTTTATTCAGTTCAAGGCGTGCGTGAGTATTGGATTCTCGATCGCTTTACTAAACAAGTTGAAGTTTATCGGCGGGAAAAAGTACAGTTTGTTTTAGTTGCTACTTTGTTAGGCGATGATGAAATCACATCGCCACTTTTACCGAAATTTTGTTGTTCTATCAGTTTATTTTTTCCTGAATAA